A genomic window from Verrucomicrobiales bacterium includes:
- a CDS encoding glutamate-5-semialdehyde dehydrogenase: protein MTLIEQLTQLARGAKQASRQLSQLRTADKNAALEAMADALESNTEALRSANAKDMQVGRQLGLTPAMLDRLELNSARIQAMARGLREVAALPDPVGRLLDQRTRPNGLRIDKVSSPIGVVVIIYESRPNVTADAASLCLKSGNACILRGGKEALNSNQMIAELMVSAARARVPGFPRGAIQVVPTPDREAIPVLLSLTEYVDLCMPRGGEGLIRAVTECSKVPVIKHYKGVCHVYVDRDADLAMAGRIVVNSKCQRPSTCNAMETLLVDRPVAGAVLSSLVADLANYAVEVHADAESMQWLKDSGLKVVAASSADYSTEYNNFIMNIRVVDGVSEAVDHIARYGSAHSDSIVTSNQATARRFMAEVDSAAVYWNASTRFTDGGEFGMGAEIGISTDKVGARGPMGLEELTTYKWLVYGEGQIRQ, encoded by the coding sequence ATGACGTTGATCGAGCAACTGACGCAGCTGGCTCGGGGGGCGAAGCAGGCCTCTCGGCAGCTGTCACAACTCCGGACCGCCGACAAGAATGCGGCCCTGGAGGCGATGGCCGATGCATTGGAGTCCAACACCGAGGCATTGCGCTCAGCCAATGCCAAGGACATGCAGGTCGGCCGGCAGCTGGGGCTGACCCCGGCTATGCTGGATCGGCTTGAACTGAATTCGGCCCGAATCCAGGCAATGGCTCGCGGGTTGCGCGAGGTTGCGGCCTTGCCTGATCCGGTGGGCCGCTTGCTGGATCAACGCACGCGTCCGAACGGCCTGCGCATCGACAAGGTTTCATCCCCGATCGGGGTGGTCGTGATCATCTATGAATCGCGCCCGAATGTGACGGCGGATGCCGCCAGCCTGTGCCTCAAATCCGGGAACGCCTGCATTTTGCGCGGGGGAAAAGAAGCCCTGAACTCCAATCAGATGATCGCCGAACTGATGGTGTCCGCAGCGAGAGCCCGGGTTCCTGGATTTCCCCGCGGGGCGATCCAGGTGGTTCCAACCCCGGATCGCGAGGCCATCCCGGTCCTGCTTTCGCTGACGGAATATGTGGATCTGTGCATGCCGCGGGGCGGCGAGGGTTTGATTCGAGCGGTTACTGAATGTTCCAAGGTGCCCGTCATCAAACACTACAAGGGTGTCTGCCATGTTTACGTGGATCGGGATGCCGATCTGGCGATGGCGGGACGCATCGTGGTGAACTCCAAGTGCCAGAGACCGTCCACTTGCAACGCCATGGAAACCCTGTTGGTTGATCGTCCGGTGGCTGGCGCCGTGTTGTCATCCTTGGTTGCGGATCTCGCTAACTATGCCGTTGAGGTTCACGCCGATGCTGAATCGATGCAGTGGCTGAAGGACTCAGGACTGAAGGTGGTCGCGGCTTCCTCGGCGGACTACTCGACCGAGTACAATAACTTCATCATGAACATCCGGGTGGTCGACGGAGTGAGCGAAGCGGTCGATCACATTGCCCGCTATGGCTCAGCGCATTCGGACAGCATTGTTACCAGCAACCAAGCCACCGCCCGACGTTTTATGGCGGAGGTGGATTCAGCCGCGGTCTACTGGAATGCTTCGACCCGGTTCACCGATGGCGGCGAGTTTGGCATGGGAGCCGAGATTGGAATCAGCACGGACAAGGTGGGAGCGCGCGGTCCCATGGGGTTGGAAGAGCTGACGACTTACAAGTGGCTGGTCTATGGTGAAGGGCAAATCCGTCAATGA